One segment of Leptospirillum ferrooxidans C2-3 DNA contains the following:
- a CDS encoding HDOD domain-containing protein codes for MEIVNLSEKLSDPKTFPALPDVVTSIIHEIDLGAISIANLGKIVQKDVGFATQIIRHANTGAYIAAGQVTTITQAIRLIGFRMLKGFCLTVPLFTSVRHVAGIDALWYHSRVTSLCSRILADRIGFPEPEIAETAGLLHDIGKVYLALYEQSFFAERTQLADQTGQMSDWLSERNAFHIDHCFIGARYGRLFQFPPAIIDCLLWHHEPHKSPAHQDLVHLLRVGDELAVIMGAEHPDSVFVEPSLLFSLDFLGVNRSDFRKILEECLDKVQSVTFVDL; via the coding sequence ATGGAAATTGTGAACTTGTCGGAAAAGCTTTCTGATCCCAAAACATTTCCGGCTCTTCCGGATGTGGTCACGAGTATCATCCACGAGATCGATCTGGGTGCGATCTCCATTGCCAATCTGGGAAAGATCGTCCAGAAGGACGTGGGATTTGCAACGCAGATCATCCGGCATGCGAATACCGGAGCTTATATCGCCGCCGGACAGGTGACAACGATTACCCAGGCGATCCGTCTGATCGGTTTTCGCATGTTGAAGGGGTTTTGTCTCACTGTTCCCCTTTTTACCAGTGTGAGACATGTGGCGGGGATCGATGCGCTCTGGTATCACAGTCGAGTGACATCTCTTTGTAGCCGGATCCTTGCAGACCGGATCGGATTTCCTGAACCTGAAATTGCGGAGACCGCAGGGCTTCTTCATGATATCGGGAAGGTCTATCTGGCGCTTTATGAGCAGAGTTTTTTTGCGGAGCGGACACAGCTTGCCGACCAGACGGGACAGATGAGCGACTGGTTGTCTGAGAGAAATGCATTCCATATCGATCATTGTTTTATCGGTGCCCGATACGGAAGGCTCTTCCAGTTCCCCCCAGCCATTATCGATTGTCTTCTCTGGCACCATGAACCCCACAAATCGCCCGCCCATCAGGATCTTGTCCACCTGTTAAGGGTCGGGGACGAACTGGCGGTGATTATGGGGGCGGAGCATCCGGATTCGGTTTTTGTCGAGCCATCTCTTCTGTTTTCCCTGGATTTTCTGGGGGTGAACAGAAGTGATTTCCGGAAAATTCTGGAGGAGTGTCTCGACAAGGTCCAGTCCGTGACGTTTGTGGACCTGTGA